A stretch of the Malus sylvestris chromosome 10, drMalSylv7.2, whole genome shotgun sequence genome encodes the following:
- the LOC126585056 gene encoding MA3 DOMAIN-CONTAINING TRANSLATION REGULATORY FACTOR 3-like, with the protein MDFSDGIASKEHREFHRSASESADPLSASPLPISPRSPKSPKSSKSRKSPKIQGKHGKGSPLKHDRHSHSAVDGHPKKGGSGGKGTWGGIIDTDDSYC; encoded by the exons ATGGACTTCAGTGATGGGATTGCATCAAAGGAGCATCGGGAGTTTCACCGATCTGCTTCAGAAAGTGCAGATCCATTATCTGCGTCTCCATTGCCCATTTCTCCAAGGTCCCCAAAGTCCCCTAAATCTTCAAAGTCCCGAAAGTCTCCAAAGATTCAGGGGAAACATGGAAAAGGAAGTCCACTCAAGCATGATAGACATTCACATTCTGCAGTTGATGGGCATCCTAAAAAGG GTGGTTCTGGGGGTAAAGGCACCTGGGGAGGGATAATTGATACAGATGACAGTTACTGCTGA